From Corynebacterium sp. BD556, the proteins below share one genomic window:
- the era gene encoding GTPase Era — protein MSTFTDTPDGFRSGFISFVGRPNTGKSTLTNALVGEKIAIMADQPETTRHPVRGILTTADAQLILVDTPGVHRPRTLLGERLNEVVKDTFQDVDVIGFTVPADEKIGPGDRFILEQIRSTKPNLPVVGIVTKLDKASKDQVGERLLELHELLDGKGDVVPVSATENTQLDVLVEVLTSHLPEGPRFYPEGHVTDEDVETRIAELIREEALRGLREELPHSVAVQIDEMYPDPERAERTMIFAVLYLERPGQKRIIEGPNGRRLGGIVHRARQQIMDLVGENVYLDLRIKVLKNWQQDPKHLGRLGF, from the coding sequence ATGAGCACCTTCACCGACACTCCGGACGGTTTCCGCAGTGGGTTTATTAGCTTCGTGGGCCGTCCCAACACGGGAAAGTCGACCCTGACCAATGCGCTGGTGGGGGAGAAAATCGCGATCATGGCTGACCAGCCGGAGACAACTCGTCACCCGGTGCGCGGCATCCTCACTACCGCGGATGCGCAGTTGATTTTGGTGGACACCCCCGGTGTTCACCGCCCGCGTACTTTGTTGGGGGAACGCCTCAACGAGGTGGTGAAGGACACTTTCCAAGATGTTGATGTGATTGGGTTTACGGTGCCTGCGGATGAAAAGATCGGCCCGGGTGACCGTTTCATTCTTGAGCAAATCCGCTCTACGAAGCCGAACTTGCCGGTCGTTGGCATTGTTACCAAGCTGGACAAGGCCAGCAAGGATCAGGTGGGGGAGCGCCTGTTGGAGCTGCATGAGCTGCTCGACGGCAAAGGAGATGTTGTCCCGGTTTCCGCGACGGAAAACACCCAGCTCGATGTGTTAGTTGAGGTGTTGACCAGTCACTTGCCGGAGGGGCCGCGTTTCTACCCGGAGGGTCATGTCACCGACGAGGATGTGGAAACCCGCATTGCGGAGTTGATCCGTGAGGAGGCGTTGCGTGGGCTGAGGGAGGAATTGCCCCACTCTGTCGCTGTCCAGATTGATGAGATGTATCCGGACCCGGAGCGGGCAGAGCGCACCATGATTTTCGCGGTGCTGTATTTGGAACGCCCCGGCCAAAAACGCATTATTGAGGGCCCTAACGGCCGCCGCTTGGGCGGTATTGTGCATCGTGCCCGCCAACAGATCATGGACTTGGTGGGCGAAAACGTCTACTTGGATCTGCGTATCAAGGTGCTGAAGAATTGGCAGCAGGACCCGAAGCACCTCGGCCGTCTCGGGTTTTAG
- a CDS encoding glycine--tRNA ligase, whose protein sequence is MASTIDTVVNLCKRRGLVYPAGEIYGGTRSAWDYGPLGVELKENIKRQWWRHMVQSRRDTVGVDTSIILPRQVWVASGHVEVFTDPLVESLHTNKRYRADHLLEAYEEKHGHPPANGLADINDPETGQPGKWTEPREFSGLMKTYLGPVNDEEGLHYMRPETAQGIFVNFKNVMTSSRMKPPFGIANIGKSFRNEITPGNFIFRTREFEQMEMEFFVKPGEDEKWHQYWIDNRYQWYVDLGINPENLRLYEHPQEKLSHYSKRTVDIEYAFNFQNTKWGELEGVANRTDYDLKTHAEASGEDLSYFDQANNERWIPYCIEPAAGLGRAMMAFLIDAYHEEEAPNAKGGTDTRVVLKLDRRLAPVKVAVLPLSKKEELAGPAEQLADTLRQHWNVDYDTSGAIGRRYRRQDETGTPFCVTFDFDSLEDNAVTVRERDTMEQERVKIDELESYLAARLIGC, encoded by the coding sequence GTGGCCTCCACGATCGATACCGTCGTTAACCTGTGCAAGCGCCGAGGATTGGTGTACCCGGCAGGTGAGATCTACGGCGGTACCCGTTCCGCGTGGGATTACGGCCCGCTTGGGGTGGAGCTGAAGGAAAACATCAAGCGCCAGTGGTGGAGGCACATGGTGCAGTCGCGCCGCGACACTGTCGGCGTGGACACCTCCATCATTTTGCCGCGCCAGGTGTGGGTCGCCTCTGGCCACGTTGAGGTCTTTACCGACCCGCTTGTCGAGTCGCTGCACACCAACAAGCGCTACCGCGCGGATCACCTCCTGGAGGCGTACGAGGAAAAGCACGGCCACCCGCCGGCGAACGGTTTGGCCGACATCAACGACCCGGAAACCGGCCAACCAGGTAAGTGGACTGAGCCGCGCGAGTTCTCCGGGCTGATGAAGACCTACCTTGGTCCGGTCAACGACGAGGAGGGCCTGCATTACATGCGCCCGGAGACGGCGCAGGGCATTTTTGTTAACTTTAAAAACGTCATGACATCTTCGCGCATGAAGCCGCCGTTTGGCATTGCCAACATCGGCAAGTCCTTCCGCAACGAGATCACCCCGGGCAATTTCATTTTCCGCACCCGCGAGTTCGAGCAGATGGAAATGGAGTTCTTCGTCAAACCCGGCGAGGATGAAAAGTGGCACCAGTATTGGATTGATAACCGCTACCAGTGGTACGTCGATCTGGGCATTAACCCGGAGAACCTGCGTTTGTACGAGCACCCGCAGGAGAAGCTGTCGCACTACTCCAAGCGCACCGTCGACATCGAATACGCCTTCAACTTCCAAAACACCAAGTGGGGAGAGCTCGAAGGCGTAGCCAACCGCACCGACTACGACTTAAAGACCCACGCTGAGGCTTCCGGTGAGGACTTGTCCTACTTCGACCAGGCCAACAACGAGCGTTGGATCCCGTACTGCATTGAGCCCGCCGCGGGCCTTGGCCGCGCGATGATGGCTTTCCTAATCGACGCCTACCATGAGGAAGAAGCACCCAACGCCAAGGGCGGCACCGACACCCGCGTGGTACTCAAACTTGATCGCCGTCTTGCACCTGTCAAGGTCGCTGTTTTGCCGCTGTCGAAGAAAGAGGAGTTGGCTGGACCGGCGGAACAGCTCGCTGACACACTGCGCCAGCACTGGAACGTCGACTACGACACTTCCGGCGCGATCGGGCGTCGCTACCGCCGCCAGGATGAAACTGGCACCCCCTTCTGCGTCACCTTCGACTTTGACTCACTCGAGGACAACGCCGTGACGGTACGCGAGCGTGACACGATGGAGCAGGAGCGCGTCAAAATCGACGAGCTTGAGTCCTACCTGGCTGCCCGTTTGATCGGCTGCTAG
- a CDS encoding PhoH family protein: MEEVLTRRVELDSAYAQAVLGINDENLRVLNQQLAAKLHARGNTVTLRGSADNLAHASRVLKELESMARRGVPIGPDTVVHAAKLMETEAPETVAEMLGAEIVARRGKVIRPKTAGQRRYVDAIDDNTITFGIGPAGSGKTYLAVAKAVQALQAKEVRRIILTRPAVEAGEKLGFLPGTLNDKIDPYLRPLYDALRDMVDPEMIPKLMDAGIIEVAPLAYMRGRTLNDAFVILDEAQNTTGSQMKMFLTRLGFGSKMVVTGDISQVDLPRGTVSGLRVARRILGEIEGISFQELSPQDVVRHHLISAIVAAYDFHDAQNAERYERKQAQREEGVYE; the protein is encoded by the coding sequence ATGGAAGAAGTGCTCACGCGCAGGGTCGAGCTTGACTCCGCCTACGCCCAAGCTGTTCTTGGCATTAATGATGAGAACCTTCGCGTGCTCAATCAACAGCTCGCCGCGAAGCTGCACGCCCGCGGCAACACGGTGACGCTGCGGGGCAGTGCCGACAATCTCGCCCACGCCTCTAGGGTGCTCAAGGAGTTGGAGTCGATGGCGCGTCGCGGCGTGCCCATTGGCCCGGACACAGTGGTGCATGCCGCGAAGCTGATGGAGACTGAAGCGCCTGAGACTGTTGCGGAGATGCTCGGTGCGGAAATTGTGGCGCGCCGCGGCAAGGTGATTCGCCCGAAGACGGCGGGGCAGCGCCGCTACGTCGATGCGATTGATGACAACACCATTACTTTTGGCATTGGCCCGGCAGGATCCGGCAAAACGTATTTGGCGGTGGCGAAGGCGGTGCAGGCGTTGCAGGCCAAGGAGGTGCGCCGCATCATTTTGACCCGCCCGGCGGTCGAAGCCGGGGAGAAGCTTGGTTTCTTGCCGGGCACGCTCAATGACAAGATCGACCCGTACCTGCGCCCGCTTTACGACGCCCTGCGTGACATGGTGGATCCTGAGATGATCCCGAAACTCATGGACGCCGGCATTATTGAGGTTGCGCCGTTGGCTTATATGCGTGGCCGTACCCTCAACGACGCTTTTGTCATTCTCGACGAGGCGCAAAATACTACAGGCAGCCAAATGAAGATGTTCCTTACCAGGCTGGGTTTTGGGTCGAAAATGGTGGTCACGGGAGATATTTCCCAGGTAGATTTGCCGCGCGGTACCGTTTCGGGTTTGCGTGTCGCGCGTCGGATTCTCGGTGAGATTGAGGGGATTAGCTTCCAGGAGTTGAGCCCACAGGACGTGGTGCGCCATCACCTGATTTCTGCGATCGTGGCGGCTTATGACTTCCACGACGCGCAAAACGCGGAGCGCTACGAACGCAAGCAGGCCCAGCGTGAGGAAGGCGTCTACGAATGA
- a CDS encoding isoprenyl transferase, which translates to MIDLSPEFIPRHIALVMDGNGRWAAERGLKRTEGHRKGEAVLMDCVDACIEMKHVEWLSAYAFSTENWRRNAEEVRFIMGFSRDVLHRQREELHEKNVRIVWAGRRPRLWRSVLRELEKAEELTQDNTGLTLAMCINYGGRAEIVDGVRTLVDAARNGQVTSGEITEETFSQWLYRSDMPDVDLFLRPSGERRTSNFLLWQSAYAEMVYQDKLFPDFTAQDMFDAVYEYAKRDRRFGGAVEKN; encoded by the coding sequence ATGATCGACTTAAGCCCTGAGTTCATCCCTCGCCATATTGCGCTTGTCATGGACGGCAATGGCCGCTGGGCCGCCGAGCGCGGTCTGAAGCGCACTGAAGGGCACAGGAAGGGCGAGGCGGTGCTGATGGATTGTGTGGATGCCTGTATTGAGATGAAACACGTCGAGTGGCTGTCGGCATACGCCTTTTCCACGGAGAATTGGCGCCGCAACGCTGAGGAGGTCCGTTTCATTATGGGTTTTTCCCGCGATGTGTTGCACCGCCAGCGTGAGGAGCTGCACGAGAAGAATGTGCGTATTGTGTGGGCAGGTCGGCGGCCCCGCTTGTGGCGCAGTGTGCTGCGTGAGTTGGAAAAGGCTGAGGAACTCACGCAGGACAATACGGGTCTGACCTTGGCTATGTGTATTAATTACGGTGGTCGCGCCGAGATCGTCGACGGTGTGCGCACGCTTGTCGACGCCGCCCGCAACGGCCAGGTCACCAGCGGCGAGATTACGGAGGAGACTTTCTCACAGTGGCTGTATCGCTCTGACATGCCGGACGTGGATTTGTTTTTGCGCCCCAGCGGGGAGCGGCGCACTTCGAATTTTTTGTTGTGGCAGTCGGCCTATGCGGAGATGGTTTACCAAGACAAGTTATTTCCGGACTTCACTGCGCAGGACATGTTCGATGCCGTCTATGAGTATGCGAAGCGTGACAGGCGGTTCGGGGGTGCCGTCGAGAAGAATTAG
- the recO gene encoding DNA repair protein RecO: MVAKPSFRDRAFVVRTYDFGEADRVVVLLTRNHGLVRSVAKGVRKSKSRFGSRIQPFVDLNVQLYPGRNLATITQADTVAYFGAGIIEDFDRYAAACAVMETAEKLSYTDLPNAFLYDATCTALSQMQGDSHPTLVLDSFILRATQYSGWGLSLFDCAECAAAGPHKAFSAQAGGAVCTSCRPPGSLSVDPEVLHTMWLIRNGRAASAEHVEAVHRATVAHLLWHVESAVRALKVMEQA, encoded by the coding sequence ATGGTGGCTAAGCCCAGTTTCCGCGACCGTGCTTTCGTGGTGCGCACCTACGACTTCGGTGAAGCTGACCGGGTTGTTGTGTTGCTCACCCGCAATCACGGGTTGGTGCGGTCGGTGGCTAAGGGGGTGCGCAAGTCGAAGTCGCGTTTCGGCTCGAGGATTCAACCTTTCGTTGATCTCAACGTGCAGCTTTATCCGGGGCGTAATTTGGCCACCATTACGCAGGCGGACACGGTGGCGTATTTTGGGGCGGGAATCATTGAGGATTTTGACCGTTATGCGGCGGCTTGCGCGGTAATGGAGACGGCGGAGAAGCTGAGCTATACGGATCTGCCTAACGCCTTTCTTTACGACGCCACCTGCACCGCTTTGTCCCAAATGCAGGGCGATAGCCACCCCACGTTGGTGCTTGACTCGTTCATTTTGCGGGCCACGCAGTATTCGGGTTGGGGCTTGAGCTTGTTTGATTGCGCGGAGTGCGCCGCGGCGGGCCCGCACAAGGCTTTTAGTGCGCAGGCAGGCGGAGCGGTGTGTACCTCGTGCCGCCCGCCGGGTTCCCTCAGCGTTGATCCGGAGGTGCTGCACACCATGTGGCTGATCCGCAATGGGCGTGCGGCCAGCGCCGAGCATGTTGAGGCGGTACACCGGGCGACTGTTGCTCACCTGCTGTGGCATGTTGAGTCGGCGGTTCGCGCGTTGAAGGTCATGGAGCAGGCATAA
- the ybeY gene encoding rRNA maturation RNase YbeY: protein MSIEVLNESGEADVNEEMLVDVCSFALTAMDVHPDTEATITLVDEPTMADLHVRWMDLEGPTDVMSFPMDELTPGGGRPDAAAFGAAMLGDIILCPAYDRKQAEMAGHSLGHELALLTVHGVLHLLGYDHIAPADEREMFALQNEILADWYDDLSARGVSYQPKPTGAHAFPSAADRDMLDRKMRDEG, encoded by the coding sequence ATGAGTATTGAAGTTTTAAACGAGTCCGGCGAGGCGGATGTCAACGAGGAAATGCTCGTCGATGTGTGCTCCTTCGCTTTGACCGCCATGGATGTCCACCCCGATACCGAGGCGACGATCACGCTTGTCGACGAACCCACGATGGCCGATCTTCACGTCCGTTGGATGGATCTGGAAGGACCGACTGATGTGATGAGTTTCCCCATGGATGAGCTCACCCCGGGCGGTGGTCGCCCCGACGCCGCCGCGTTCGGCGCGGCGATGTTGGGCGATATTATTTTGTGCCCGGCCTATGACCGCAAGCAGGCGGAGATGGCGGGTCATAGCTTGGGCCACGAGCTGGCCCTTTTGACGGTCCACGGGGTGTTGCACTTGTTGGGCTACGACCATATTGCTCCCGCCGATGAGCGGGAGATGTTCGCGTTGCAAAACGAGATCCTCGCTGACTGGTACGACGACTTGAGCGCCCGTGGCGTGAGTTACCAGCCGAAGCCGACGGGGGCGCATGCCTTCCCTTCGGCCGCGGACCGCGACATGCTTGACCGAAAGATGAGGGACGAGGGCTAA
- a CDS encoding Fur family transcriptional regulator: MTDTHSVRPRQPKLGVRNTRQREAVVRVLQDVDKFISARFIHDELKNRGEKVGLTTVYRTLQSLTEVEAVDVLHNADGETLYRHCLTADHHHHLVCIKCGRSEEIQGGPVEQWARKMAEHHGYSHVGHEADVYGVCQQCQAAD; the protein is encoded by the coding sequence ATGACCGACACTCACTCTGTTCGTCCCCGGCAGCCCAAACTCGGAGTGCGCAACACGCGCCAAAGGGAAGCTGTCGTTCGCGTTCTCCAAGACGTAGACAAATTCATCTCCGCCCGCTTCATCCACGATGAGCTTAAAAACCGCGGCGAGAAGGTTGGCCTGACCACCGTGTATCGCACCCTGCAGTCCCTGACTGAGGTTGAGGCGGTAGACGTGCTCCACAACGCCGACGGTGAAACCCTCTACCGTCACTGCCTCACCGCCGACCACCACCATCACCTGGTGTGCATCAAATGCGGCCGCAGCGAGGAGATTCAGGGCGGGCCCGTGGAGCAGTGGGCCCGCAAAATGGCCGAGCACCACGGCTACAGCCACGTCGGCCACGAAGCTGATGTTTACGGCGTGTGCCAGCAGTGCCAAGCAGCCGACTAA
- a CDS encoding hemolysin family protein, which yields MEVSVSYAAVALAALLFAGLLGSIESALRPISRARVETMVKDEVSGANALMRVVEHRASHINMLVMLVTVLNVAAAVYASMFFRDLVRSDGWGITATISVVTLAQFGVIGVFARTAGRRNPYLISLKAAQWLVVFNTIFGPLAKILIWVGNIFHPGRDFRDGPYSTEVELREMVDIAQEQGVVETIEHRMIQNIFDLAETYARQVMVPRPEMIWIEGTKSVLQTVRLMVRSGHSRVPVIGESVDEIIGVAYLKDMFVESGESIDPAAPITAVMREPLFIPDSKPLDVLLQEMQRINTHIAILIDEYGNVAGLLTMEDLLEEIVGEITDEYDEDEQSPIEAIDERVYRAQGRLPLDDLKDHLFDSIGYELNFDDEILDSVDTVAGLLSYELGRVPLPGSAVDLSGLRFTAEGGRDRRGRMKVRSVRIEVPDVVDEYQPD from the coding sequence GTGGAGGTTTCTGTCTCCTACGCGGCGGTGGCGCTTGCTGCGCTGTTGTTCGCCGGTTTGTTGGGCTCCATCGAATCTGCTTTGCGCCCCATTTCACGGGCGCGCGTGGAGACGATGGTCAAAGACGAAGTCTCCGGTGCGAACGCCTTAATGCGGGTAGTGGAGCACCGCGCCAGCCACATCAACATGCTCGTCATGCTGGTCACGGTGCTCAACGTGGCAGCAGCCGTGTACGCTTCGATGTTCTTCCGCGACTTAGTCAGGTCGGACGGGTGGGGAATCACGGCGACGATCAGTGTGGTGACTTTGGCGCAGTTCGGTGTCATTGGTGTCTTTGCGCGCACCGCCGGGCGGCGCAACCCTTACCTGATTTCGCTGAAAGCGGCGCAGTGGTTGGTGGTCTTTAACACCATTTTCGGGCCGCTGGCGAAAATTTTGATTTGGGTCGGCAACATTTTTCATCCGGGCCGCGATTTCCGTGACGGCCCGTACTCCACAGAGGTGGAGCTGCGCGAAATGGTGGACATCGCCCAGGAGCAGGGCGTGGTGGAGACAATCGAGCACCGCATGATCCAAAATATTTTCGATCTGGCGGAGACTTACGCCCGCCAGGTCATGGTGCCGCGGCCGGAAATGATCTGGATTGAGGGCACGAAGTCGGTGCTTCAGACGGTTCGCCTGATGGTGCGTTCCGGGCACTCGCGCGTGCCGGTGATCGGTGAAAGCGTCGATGAGATCATCGGCGTGGCCTACCTTAAGGACATGTTTGTTGAGTCGGGGGAAAGCATTGACCCGGCCGCGCCTATTACTGCGGTGATGCGCGAGCCGTTGTTTATCCCTGACTCGAAGCCGTTGGATGTTTTGCTCCAGGAGATGCAGCGCATCAACACTCACATCGCCATCCTCATTGATGAGTACGGCAACGTCGCCGGTTTGCTGACAATGGAGGATCTTTTGGAGGAGATCGTCGGGGAGATCACTGACGAATACGACGAGGATGAGCAGTCCCCCATCGAGGCGATCGACGAGCGTGTTTACCGCGCTCAGGGGCGCCTGCCCCTCGACGACTTGAAGGACCACCTGTTCGACAGCATCGGCTACGAGCTGAACTTTGACGATGAAATCCTCGACTCGGTCGACACCGTGGCGGGACTTTTGTCCTACGAACTGGGCCGCGTACCGCTGCCCGGTTCGGCGGTCGACCTTTCGGGTTTGCGTTTTACGGCGGAGGGAGGACGCGACCGCCGGGGCCGGATGAAGGTGCGCTCTGTGCGCATCGAAGTCCCGGATGTGGTGGACGAGTACCAACCCGACTAG
- a CDS encoding ArsR/SmtB family transcription factor — MTYSEDDIKRAASLASALDSPLRLHILVLLTSGNHVVHELVRKLGKSQPLISQHLRVLKSARLVDSSRRGREVEYTLASPRVQKAIGCLLELSAPDSFNGLSYHRVPGSNSAGATEAVAAVSPPEQIRPDNDPGLTPATPNPPLG; from the coding sequence ATGACTTACTCCGAAGACGACATTAAACGCGCTGCTTCCTTAGCCAGCGCCCTGGATTCACCCCTCCGCTTGCACATTTTGGTGCTTCTCACCTCGGGCAATCACGTTGTCCATGAACTCGTGCGCAAGCTCGGCAAATCCCAGCCGCTGATTAGCCAGCATCTGCGCGTACTCAAAAGCGCCCGCCTCGTCGACTCTTCCCGTCGCGGCCGTGAAGTCGAATACACACTCGCCTCCCCCAGGGTACAAAAAGCTATCGGGTGCTTGCTGGAGCTTTCCGCACCCGACTCGTTTAACGGTTTGAGTTATCACCGTGTCCCAGGCAGCAATTCAGCAGGAGCCACCGAGGCCGTCGCGGCGGTTTCCCCGCCGGAACAGATCCGCCCGGATAACGACCCCGGCTTGACCCCCGCCACCCCAAACCCTCCGCTCGGCTAA
- the pdxY gene encoding pyridoxal kinase PdxY yields MNILSIQSSVTYGHVGNSAAVFPLQRIGHEVWPIHTVNFSNHTGYGDWKGPLIAASDVAGIVEALAARDALKRVDAVLSGYLGGDDIADVVVETVARVKALNPQALYACDPVMGNKNSGCFVSENIPPLLRDKVVPVADIISPNQFELGYLTGVEACDLDSTRRAVEAAHEIGPRTVLVTSVERPDVDNTKFLEMLVSDESGSWIVRTPRLPFKRNGSGDVTSALFTGHYIRSKDAAEALAKTASSVFGLLEMTYEAGSEELTIVQAQEHYAHPALQFEVVEL; encoded by the coding sequence ATGAACATCCTTTCCATCCAGTCGTCTGTTACCTACGGGCACGTGGGCAATTCAGCCGCGGTTTTCCCGCTTCAGCGCATCGGGCACGAAGTGTGGCCGATTCACACAGTGAACTTCTCTAACCACACCGGCTACGGGGACTGGAAAGGCCCGCTCATTGCGGCTTCTGATGTGGCGGGCATCGTCGAGGCCCTGGCGGCCCGCGACGCTTTGAAACGTGTCGATGCGGTTCTTTCCGGCTACCTGGGCGGCGACGACATCGCGGACGTGGTCGTCGAGACGGTAGCCCGCGTCAAAGCGCTCAACCCGCAGGCGCTCTACGCCTGCGACCCGGTGATGGGCAACAAAAACTCAGGGTGCTTCGTCTCTGAGAATATCCCGCCGCTGCTGCGAGATAAGGTTGTTCCGGTCGCAGACATCATCAGCCCGAACCAGTTCGAATTGGGGTATTTGACCGGGGTGGAAGCTTGTGACCTGGACTCTACGCGCCGCGCAGTGGAGGCCGCCCACGAAATTGGCCCACGGACAGTGCTGGTGACGTCGGTGGAGCGCCCGGATGTGGATAACACTAAGTTTTTGGAAATGCTTGTCTCCGACGAGTCGGGCTCGTGGATTGTGCGCACCCCGCGCCTGCCTTTCAAGCGCAACGGTTCAGGTGATGTGACGTCGGCGCTGTTTACCGGCCACTATATCCGTTCCAAGGATGCGGCCGAGGCGCTGGCCAAGACTGCCTCCTCGGTGTTTGGGCTGCTCGAAATGACCTATGAGGCCGGCTCGGAAGAGCTCACGATTGTGCAGGCGCAAGAGCATTACGCGCACCCGGCATTGCAGTTTGAGGTGGTGGAGCTGTAG
- a CDS encoding TPM domain-containing protein, with product MKKRSLGLLLAPLILGGIGVYTAPAAMVAYAQVQAPASAPVKLVEPVTDSAGVLSAGEKQQIEDAIRKVSEEKQRTVRVAYLDSFGSVAPEVWVQRAVDASGGNVAVVAISPAERSFAVQGGVMWEQRDIDNMYDATFERLTQKDYAGAGVAAVEAAGGSSSGGDGDLGWAAGGVGLIALAGGGMWAATRRSTKKTQAKQIASAKNLDPADTDALANLPTPTLEKLAHDALVHADESIRQGKEELELASSEFGPDRVRPFTSAMNTASATLQRAFATHQRLYDAIPETEPEKRAMLIDIISSCGSANQALAKRSKEFNEMRGVLINAEREIEKIMQRTVDIRARLAPASELLTELRSRHDENMLHLLLDNVDVARDSLNEAEKQLASAREVASKPAGQQGTLVDLLASASHAVHIADTNLSAIEHAEDNLRNAQANLPALIREIEEELREIEQLKGATSIGAKVDSAALAAISAEATKALSAVGSRPETDPLSLYTELTDLDSRIDEQITLARGAAGDQRRQLQVLDQQLRVAASQIQSAEDLIQSRGRIIGSQARTLLADAHRQFNEARNRRTSDTRSAIDYARSAAETARRAAEAANDDVNRYRGQQAQSTAGSLANAVIWGSILSGGFGGGGGNGGGFSGGGPSARGGMF from the coding sequence ATGAAAAAGCGCTCCCTTGGTCTACTGCTCGCTCCACTTATCCTCGGCGGCATCGGCGTGTACACGGCACCCGCGGCGATGGTGGCTTATGCACAGGTGCAGGCTCCTGCCAGCGCCCCCGTAAAGCTCGTCGAGCCGGTCACCGACTCAGCGGGCGTGCTCAGCGCGGGCGAGAAGCAGCAAATCGAGGACGCGATTAGGAAAGTGTCGGAGGAAAAGCAACGCACCGTTCGTGTGGCCTACCTGGATTCCTTCGGTTCGGTGGCGCCTGAGGTTTGGGTACAAAGGGCCGTCGACGCCTCTGGGGGCAACGTGGCTGTGGTGGCGATCTCCCCGGCCGAGCGTTCTTTCGCTGTTCAAGGCGGGGTGATGTGGGAGCAAAGAGACATTGACAATATGTACGATGCCACCTTTGAGCGCCTCACCCAAAAGGATTACGCCGGGGCGGGTGTGGCCGCGGTTGAGGCGGCGGGAGGCTCCAGCTCCGGCGGCGACGGCGATCTCGGGTGGGCCGCTGGCGGCGTGGGGTTGATCGCGCTGGCGGGCGGCGGAATGTGGGCCGCGACGCGCCGCAGTACCAAAAAGACCCAGGCCAAGCAGATCGCTTCGGCGAAGAATCTTGACCCTGCTGACACTGACGCCTTGGCGAACCTGCCCACCCCCACGTTGGAAAAGCTCGCCCACGACGCGCTTGTTCACGCTGATGAGTCGATCCGCCAGGGCAAGGAGGAACTTGAGCTTGCCTCCTCCGAGTTCGGCCCGGATCGGGTGCGCCCCTTTACCTCCGCGATGAATACGGCCAGCGCCACGTTGCAGCGTGCCTTTGCCACTCACCAGAGGCTTTACGACGCCATCCCAGAGACCGAGCCGGAAAAGCGCGCCATGCTTATCGACATCATTTCCTCCTGCGGCAGCGCCAACCAAGCGCTGGCTAAGCGCAGCAAGGAGTTCAATGAAATGCGTGGGGTTTTAATTAACGCCGAGCGCGAGATTGAAAAGATCATGCAGCGCACCGTTGATATCCGCGCCCGCCTTGCGCCGGCCAGTGAGCTTCTCACCGAGTTGCGCAGCCGCCACGACGAGAACATGCTTCATTTACTTCTGGACAACGTCGATGTGGCCCGCGACTCCCTCAATGAGGCCGAAAAGCAGCTCGCTAGTGCCCGCGAGGTTGCTTCCAAACCCGCCGGGCAGCAAGGCACACTCGTTGACCTTTTGGCGAGCGCCTCCCACGCTGTGCACATTGCAGATACGAACCTTTCGGCCATTGAGCACGCTGAGGATAATCTGCGCAACGCCCAAGCGAACCTGCCGGCGCTCATCAGGGAAATTGAGGAGGAGCTGCGCGAGATCGAGCAGCTCAAGGGTGCAACGAGCATTGGCGCGAAGGTGGATTCTGCTGCTCTCGCCGCGATTTCCGCGGAGGCGACAAAGGCGCTCAGCGCGGTGGGTAGCCGCCCGGAGACTGACCCTTTGAGCTTATACACCGAGTTGACCGATTTGGATTCGCGCATCGATGAGCAGATCACCCTGGCTCGGGGCGCCGCCGGTGATCAGCGCCGCCAGTTGCAGGTACTTGATCAGCAGTTGCGGGTTGCCGCCTCCCAGATCCAAAGCGCCGAAGACCTAATTCAGTCCCGCGGTCGCATTATCGGCTCCCAGGCACGTACGTTGCTTGCCGACGCCCACCGGCAATTCAACGAGGCCCGCAACCGCCGCACCTCCGATACCCGCTCCGCCATCGACTACGCTCGCTCCGCGGCAGAAACGGCCCGCCGGGCGGCGGAGGCGGCCAACGACGACGTCAACCGTTACCGCGGCCAGCAGGCCCAGTCCACGGCTGGAAGCCTGGCCAACGCCGTGATCTGGGGCTCGATCCTCTCCGGCGGCTTCGGTGGCGGTGGTGGCAACGGCGGTGGTTTTTCCGGTGGCGGGCCGTCTGCGCGCGGCGGAATGTTCTAA